A single genomic interval of Aphidius gifuensis isolate YNYX2018 linkage group LG6, ASM1490517v1, whole genome shotgun sequence harbors:
- the LOC122858805 gene encoding fatty acid synthase-like isoform X3 — protein sequence MIDSGEEVVISGIAGRFPESDNIKKLQENLMNKVDLITDDDRRWKLDHPDIPQRSGKVRNLDKFDASFFGVHYKLAAVMDPSCRILMEHTYEAIIDAGVNPRTVKNSKTGVFIGSCFSETERTWFYDRVQGNGFGMVGCSRAMLANRLSYWLGITGPSYTIDTACSSSLFAMEQAYRAIRSGQCEAAVVGGCNLCLLPNTTLQFSRLGVLSPDGRCKTFDQRANGYVRSETICVAYLQKAKNAKRIYATIVHGKTNCDGFKEQGITFPSSVMQTTLLQEFYEECQIQPKSIAYVEAHGTGTAAGDPVEVNAIDTIFCPGRTEPLRIGSIKSNLGHSEAASGMCSLAKVIIAFESGKIPPNLNFKTPRKDIKALEEGRVRVITEPEPWDCGLTAVSSFGFGGANAHLLLRPNNKIKVNGGAPHDDLPRLVVVSGRTEDAINCILSDVESRPIDVEYVRLLHDIYMQEDPGHLYRGFTLLDNTNTKKRIKKIEHCPGAKRPIWFVFSGMGSQWPAMGAALLRFPIFARAISKCDAVLKQKNIDIYNILINPDKSTFDNILNSFVGIAAVQIGIVDLLNLLGIIPDNIIGHSVGELGCAYADGCFTAEQMVLAAYSRGLASLETDTIRGSMAAVGLGYREMKDLCPPDIQVACHNSAESSTISGPADSMKAFVAKLTAQKIFAREVPCSNIAYHSRYIAEAGPRLLRYLKQVILEPKARSPKWLSTSVPRNQWSTPVAQLSSAEYHTNNLLSAVLFEETSALIPKDAVTIEIAPHGLLQAILRRSLDPGVTNIALTQRGHVDNVEVFLEGIGKLYNTGHQPQIAKLYPEVSLPVSRGTPMISPLIRWDHSDDWFVTKFQMQKKISSGERMVKVSLQDEDFEYMAGHVIDGRLLLPATGYLVLIWETVGMMKGKHYTEFSVVFEDVKFLRATNLPKEGVVELTLSVQKGSGRFEVSEGEAAVVTGYVRKISNLSAEKIECINSNEKVQEMWAKDVYKELRLRGYHYSGLFRSIKSTATDGSNGQIMWDNNWVSFMDNMLQMKILGMDSRGLFVPTGIQKLVIDTKAHLNEIREMPDENKVFQVVCDETSDTIVSGGIEIRGLNASAIARKKNAGQPVLETYKFVANQDDNVITMRDAVCTATHLALEHHQGVKVKILEFLGEQESRKIEHLISPLILEILEDIPMMQADVEIVIETIGFEADILPQTIQVTDLKKLSSDSNALVVTGKNLLSSQSSLMPKALDVLKKDGFLLTFESKVYDKKFLQQLLIKHNVNLILRKVVDGSTVFLLRKVTKIPGMSVVVEVSNDSFTWVNNLKAALKAEIEKESELSSRILIVSEKSFESGLLGLVNCLRREPGGELIRGFLLQDPNAPDFDIENPFYKEQLNLDLAINVLRPNPSNSKNAKLIWGTYRHFQILKGELKKKHHAWANEFVRGDLSSFQWLEGPITQDCSHPDLVRIVYSAINFRDVMLATGKLAVEVVAKSRQAQECVLGFEYSGIDLNNERIMGLYDMKAMANMAIIDRSLCWKVPKSWTLEDAATVPCVYATCFYALYSKGNMKKGDKVLIHAGSGGVGQAAITLALHEGCEVFTTVGTPDKLRFIRKHFPQIREDHIGNSRDTSFEQMISKLTRGKGVDIVLNSLAEEKLQASIRCLAVGGRFLEIGKFDMAKDTPVGMSVFLKEINFCGVLVDNFFGASLEKKLEFQKLLQKYLDADIIKPIVRTVFSHDQLEAAFRYMGAGKHIGKVIIKTADENNLQNIAIPAHPRFYCLPSRSYIILGGLGGFGLELADWLVLRGAKYLVLTSRTGIKNGYQKMRIKLWESYGTKVLVISGKEAYNRQDCLDILKQSTTIAPVDAIFNLAVVLKDCLWENQTTETFEESFKPKAWSTKNLDELSRKICPLLRHFVVFSSVSCGRGNAGQTNYGMSNSVMERICETRVSEGLPALAIQWGAVGDVGLVADMLEDHKEIVIGGTLQQSILSCLHELDSFLDQSEPIVSSMVVAEKRAGGSGALNVVDTVLNIMGLKDIKTIGHHTSLAELGMDSMMGVEIKQTLEREFEIFLTAQDIRGLNFAKLIELDAANLEVSKKNPKSSTESNEVLTGMRLLLRFVSDESTQNEVCLKLITKEESGRGEVIFVPGVEGSASVFSNLAGKLMSPATCLQFDSEQKENLSIQEIAKNLLPHVLARSKDRQDFLVVGYSFGSLIAIEIVRLLEAEGLTGKLILIDGSPDLMVSILKEQLAVTNESELENTILVGIMDFMNASLSGDLYSSLQICTSWKQKLDIFIKRLPSETSMMPEKQQRNLCTSLYKRLLALLAYDPSSILPINTPITLLKPSMPTIKNMSEDFGLSKVSHKKTEIYVLNGNHVTILDDSRVAAAINGEVIENTVDSNAEIEKEDEDVDKILADAEIK from the exons ATCTTCAAAAAGCCAAAAATGCAAAACGCATTTATGCAACGATTGTTCATGGTAAAACAAATTGCGATGGCTTTAAAGAACAAGGAATCACTTTTCCGTCAAGTGTAATGCAGACTACGCTTCTTCAAGAATTTTACGAAGAATGCCAAATTCAACCGAAATCAATTGCATACGTCGAAGCTCATGGAACTGGGACAGCTGCTGGTGATCCTGTAGAAGTAAATGCAATTGATACTATTTTTTGTCCAGGCAGAACGGAACCTTTACGAATTGGTTCTATAAAATCGAATCTTGGACATTCAGAAGCAGCAAGTGGAATGTGTTCACTTGCCAAAGTTATTATTGCTTTCGAATCTGGAAAAATTCCtccaaatttgaattttaaaactcCTAGAAAAGATATTAAAGCTCTTGAAGAGGGTAGAGTTCGTGTTATAACTGAACCAGAGCCATGGGATTGTGGTCTCACTGCAGTAAGTTCATTCGGATTTGGTGGAGCTAATGCTCATCTTTTGCTAAGaccaaacaataaaataaaagtcaatGGTGGAGCGCCACACGATGATCTACCAAGACTTGTGGTAGTTTCAGGAAGAACTGAAGACGctataaattgtatattgtCTGAC GTTGAAAGTCGCCCCATAGATGTAGAATACGTAAGACTTCTTCATGACATTTATATGCAGGAAGATCCAGGTCATTTGTACCGTGGCTTTACATTATTGGATAACacaaatactaaaaaaagaattaaaaaaattgaacattgTCCTGGGGCAAAAAGACCTATTTGGTTTGTTTTCTCGGGTATGGGATCACAATGGCCAGCGATGGGTGCTGCTCTCCTACGCTTTCCAATCTTCGCTCGAGCCATTAGCAAATGCGATGCcgttctaaaacaaaaaaatattgatatttacaatattttaattaatccaGACAAATCAACATTCGACAATATTCTTAATTCGTTTGTTGGAATTGCTGCAGTACAGATTGGAATTGTTGATTTGCTAAATTTGCTCGGAATAATACCAGATAACATTATTGGTCATTCGGTGGGAGAATTGGGTTGTGCGTATGCAGACGGCTGCTTTACAGCTGAGCAAATGGTTTTGGCTGCATACTCAAGAGGACTTGCTTCACTTGAAACAGACACAATTCGTGGATCAATGGCTGCCGTTGGATTAG GTTATCGAGAAATGAAAGATTTGTGCCCTCCAGATATTCAAGTTGCTTGTCACAATAGTGCAGAAAGCTCGACAATTTCAGGTCCAGCTGATTCAATGAAAGCCTTTGTTGCTAAACTCACTGCTCAGAAAATATTTGCAAGAGAAGTTCCATGCAGTAATATTGCTTATCATAGTCGCTACATTGCCGAAGCTGGTCCAAGATTATTACGTTACCTTAAGCAAGTAATTCTAGAACCCAAAGCTCGTAGTCCTAAATGGCTTAGTACATCTGTTCCACGAAATCAATGGTCTACTCCAGTTGCTCAATTATCTTCCGCAGAATATCATACTAATAATCTTTTGAGTGCTGTATTATTTGAAGAAACATCTGCCTTGATTCCCAAGGACGCAGTTACCATTGAAATTGCACCTCACGGGCTTCTTCAAGCAATTTTACGAAGATCACTTGATCCAGGTGTTACAAATATTGCTTTGACACAAAGAGGTCATGTAGATAATGTTGAAGTATTTCTAGAAGGCAttggaaaattatataatactgGTCATCAACCTCAAATTGCAAAATTATATCCAGAAGTTTCGTTGCCAGTTTCACGTGGAACACCAATGATTTCACCATTAATAAGGTGGGACCATTCCGATGATTGGTTTGTAACAAAATTccaaatgcaaaaaaaaatttcttccgGAGAAAGAATGGTCAAGGTCTCATTGCAAGATGAGGACTTTGAATACATGGCAGGGCATGTGATCGACGGCAGACTGTTGCTCCCAGCTACCGgttatttagttttaatttgGGAAACTGTAGGGATGATGAAAGGAAAACATTATACAGAGTTTTCAGTTGTCTTTGAAGATGTCAAGTTTTTGCGAGCAACTAATTTACCAAAAGAGGGTGTTGTTGAATTGACACTCAGTGTTCAGAAAG GATCCGGAAGATTTGAGGTATCAGAAGGTGAAGCAGCTGTAGTTACGGGTTACGTACGAAAGATTTCAAATTTGTCGGCGGAAAAAATCGAATGTATAAATAGTAATGAAAAAGTACAAGAAATGTGGGCTAAAGACGTTTATAAAGAACTAAGACTCCGTGGTTATCATTATAGTGGTCTTTTCCGAAGCATAAAAAGTACAGCGACTGATGGTAGCAACGGTCAAATTATGTGGGATAATAATTGGGTTTCTTTCATGGACAATATGctacaaatgaaaattctagGCATGGATTCTCGTGGTTTGTTTGTTCCCACGGGAATTCAAAAGCTAGTTATTGATACAAAAGCTCATTTGAACGAAATTCGTGAAATGCCTGACGAAAATAAag TCTTCCAAGTAGTCTGTGACGAAACTTCGGATACAATAGTCTCTGGTGGCATTGAAATTCGTGGTCTCAATGCAAGTGCAATTgcccgaaaaaaaaatgctggtCAGCCAGTGTTAGAAACATATAAGTTCGTTGCAAATCAAGACGACAATGTTATCACAATGCGAGATGCCGTTTGTACAGCTACTCATTTGGCACTTGAACACCATCAGGGAGTCAAAGTAAAAATTCTGGAATTCCTAGGAGAACAAGAGAGTAGAAAAATTGAACATTTAATTTCACCGTTGATTCTTGAAATTCTTGAAGATATTCCTATGATGCAAGCTGACGTTGAAATCGTTATCGAAACCATTGGCTTTGAAGCGGATATCCTTCCTCAAACAATTCAAGTAACAGATTTAAAGAAACTATCATCAGATTCGAATGCTCTTGTTGTGACTGGAAAGAATCTTTTATCATCTCAAAGTTCATTGATGCCGAAAGCACTTGATGTATTGAAAAAAGACGGATTTCTCCTTACATTTGAATCTAAAGTGTACGATAAAAAATTCCTCcaacaattattgataaaacataATGTTAATTTGATTCTTCGTAAAGTAGTAGATGGTTCAACCGTTTTTTTGTTGAGAAAAGTTACAAAAATTCCAGGAATGTCAGTTGTTGTTGAAGTGAGCAATGACTCGTTCACTtgggtaaataatttaaaagctgCACTGAAAGcggaaattgaaaaagaatcgGAATTAAGCTCACGAATTTTAATCGTTAGTGAGAAAAGCTTTGAAAGTGGACTGTTAGGCCTGGTAAACTGTCTTCGCAGAGAGCCAGGTGGTGAACTTATTCGTGGATTTCTTTTACAAGACCCCAATGCACCAGACTTTGACATAGAAAATCCATTTTACAAAGAACAATTAAATCTTGATTTAGCAATTAACGTCTTACGACCTAATCCGAGTAATTCGAAGAATGCCAAACTTATTTGGGGAACTTATCGGCACTTTCAGATTCTGAAaggtgaattaaaaaaaaaacatcatgcTTGGGCCAATGAATTTGTTCGAGGTGATTTAAGCAGTTTCCAATGGTTAGAAGGACCAATTACTCAAGATTGTAGTCATCCTGATTTAGTAAGGATCGTTTATTCAGCTATAAATTTCCGCGATGTTATGCTAGCGACTGGTAAGCTAGCAGTAGAAGTTGTTGCGAAAAGTCGACAAGCACAAGAATGTGTGTTAGGTTTTGAATATTCAGGCATTGATTTGAATAATGAACGAATAATGGGTCTTTATGATATGAAAGCCATGGCGAATATGGCAATTATTGATCGTAGCTTGTGTTGGAAAGTTCCAAAGAGCTGGACATTAGAGGATGCAGCAACTGTTCCTTGTGTGTATGCTACTTGTTTTTATGCTCTTTATTCAAAAGGAAACATGAAAAAGGGAGATAAAGTTTTAATTCATGCTGGCTCCGGTGGAGTTGGCCAAGCAGCTATCACGCTTGCTTTACACGAAGGCTGTGAAGTATTTACAACTGTGGGTACTCCTGACAAGCTGAGATTTATCAGAAAACATTTTCCTCAGATTCGTGAGGACCATATTGGCAATTCGCGAGACACCAGCTTTGAGCAGATGATTTCAAAGCTCACTAGAGGCAAAGGGGTTGATATTGTTTTGAATTCATTAGCCGAAGAAAAGTTGCAAGCTTCAATAAGGTGTTTGGCTGTTGGTGGAAGGTTCTTAGAAATTGGCAAATTTGATATGGCCAAAGATACGCCTGTAGGAATGTCGGTTTTCCTGAAAGAAATCAACTTTTGTGGAGTTCTGGTTGACAACTTTTTTGGAGCATCGCTCGAAAAGAAACTAGAATTTCAGAAGCTTCTACAGAAATATCTTGACGCTGATATTATCAAGCCAATCGTTAGAACAGTGTTCTCACATGACCAGCTTGAAGCCGCTTTTCGATACATGGGGGCAGGCAAGCATATTGGAAAGGTCATCATAAAAACCgcagatgaaaataatttacaaaatattgcTATACCAGCGCATCCACGTTTTTACTGTCTTCCAAGCAGAAGTTATATTATACTTGGTGGTCTTGGTGGTTTCGGTCTAGAACTTGCTGATTGGCTTGTTCTTCGAGGCGCGAAATATCTTGTTCTCACTTCTCGTACTGGTATTAAAAATGGATATCAAAAAATGCGAATAAAGTTGTGGGAATCATATGGTACTAAAGTCTTGGTAATTTCTGGCAAAGAAGCATACAATCGTCAAGATTgtcttgatattttaaaacaatcgACTACTATAGCTCCAGTCGATGCTATATTCAATCTCGCTGTTGTCTTGAAGGACTGCTTGTGGGAAAATCAAACTACTGAAACATTTGAAGAATCATTCAAGCCTAAAGCTTGGAGCactaaaaatttagatgaattatcaagaaaaatatgtcCATTACTTCGTCATTTTGTCGTTTTTTCTTCTGTGTCATGTGGTCGTGGTAATGCAGGACAGACAAACTACGGAATGTCAAATTCAGTCATGGAAAGAATTTGTGAGACTAGAGTTTCCGAGGGACTACCTGCATTGGCAATACAATGGGGAGCAGTTGGTGATGTTGGTTTAGTTGCAGACATGTTGGAAGATCACAAAGAAATCGTTATTGGTGGGACACTTCAACAAAGTATTTTATCTTGTCTTCATGAACTTGATAGTTTCCTAGATCAATCTGAACCGATAGTTTCAAGTATGGTTGTGGCAGAAAAACGTGCTGGTGGTTCTGGTGCTCTGAACGTTGTCGATACTGTATTGAACATCATGGGactaaaagatataaaaacaatCGGTCATCATACATCTCTTGCTGAACTCGGCATGGATTCTATGATGGGcgttgaaataaaacaaactctAGAACGAGAGTTCGAAATATTCCTCACTGCACAAGATATACGTGGTCTCAATTTTGCTAAACTAATAGAGCTGGACGCTGCAAATCTTGAAGtctcgaaaaaaaatccaaaatcaTCGACTGAATCAAATGAAGTGTTGACAGGAATGAGACTTCTTTTGAGATTTGTAAGTGATGAATCGACGCAAAATGAAGTTTGTCTTAAACTCATAACTAAAGAAGAGTCGGGACGAGGTGAAGTTATTTTTGTTCCTGGTGTTGAAGGATCGGCTTCTGTATTTTCCAATCTTGCGGGTAAATTAATGTCACCTGCAACGTGCTTGCAATTCGATAgtgaacaaaaagaaaatcttTCTATTCaagaaattgcaaaaaatttattaccg CATGTCTTAGCTAGAAGTAAAGATCGTCAAGATTTCCTCGTTGTTGGCTATTCATTTGGATCGCTTATTGCAATCGAAATTGTCAGACTACTTGAAGCAGAAGGACTTACAGGAAAACTTATACTCATTGATGGCTCTCCTGATTTGATGGTCTCTATACTGAAAGAGCAATTAGCTGTTACAAATGAGAGTGAACTTGAAAATACCATTTTAGTGGGAATAATGGACTTCATGAATGCATCATTGAGTGGTGATTTGTATTCGAGTTTGCAGATTTGCACTTCTTGGAAACAGAAACTGGATATATTCATCAAACGTCTTCCATCAGAAACGTCAATGATGCCCGAAAAACAACAGAGGAATCTTTGTACTTCATTGTATAAAAGACTACTTGCCCTTCTGGCTTATGATCCTTCCAGTATTTTGCCTATCAATACACCAATTACGCTTTTAAAACCATCGATGCCAACAATCAAAAATATGAGTGAAGATTTTGGACTTTCTAag GTCTCtcataaaaaaacagaaatttaTGTGCTCAATGGAAATCACGTAACAATACTAGACGATAGTAGAGTTGCAGCTGCAATCAACGGTGAAGTAATAGAAAACACAGTAGATTCGAACgcagaaattgaaaaagaagatgaagatgtaGATAAAATACTCGCAGATGCGGAAATCAAATAG